A genome region from Geitlerinema sp. PCC 9228 includes the following:
- the folB gene encoding dihydroneopterin aldolase — translation MDFIEINQIRCYGYTGFLPQEQVLGQWFEVNLRLGVDLGTCSQSDRIEDTLDYRQTIARVKELVQGAKFSLIERLAGAIADAVLESPQVQQANVRVTKLAPPIPDFGGRITIELNREVR, via the coding sequence ATGGATTTTATCGAAATTAACCAAATTCGCTGTTACGGGTACACGGGATTTTTGCCCCAAGAGCAGGTTTTGGGACAATGGTTTGAGGTGAATTTACGGCTGGGGGTGGATTTAGGCACCTGCAGCCAAAGCGATCGCATTGAAGATACCCTCGACTACCGCCAGACCATTGCTCGGGTGAAAGAACTGGTCCAAGGTGCAAAGTTCTCCCTGATCGAACGCCTAGCTGGCGCGATCGCTGATGCAGTTTTGGAATCCCCTCAGGTCCAACAAGCCAACGTTCGCGTTACCAAACTCGCCCCACCAATTCCCGACTTCGGCGGTCGGATTACTATTGAGTTAAATCGGGAAGTTCGTTAG